The following coding sequences lie in one Oscillatoria salina IIICB1 genomic window:
- a CDS encoding DUF1810 domain-containing protein, with product MIKIIKIFFVYRGVEIFTQFDNSAQELNMIPQNHTTSDDDQFDLNRFLKAQARVYDPVITELRNGRKRTHWMWYILPQIDGLAQSATSKHYAIKSREEAEAYLNHPILGKRLLECTETVLAIEGRTISEIFGYPDDLKLKSSMTLFAHLTSPNSVFLRVLDKYFQGEKDFKTLQLLEKLSGEKNVM from the coding sequence ATGATAAAAATTATTAAGATATTTTTTGTCTATCGTGGAGTAGAGATATTTACTCAGTTTGACAATTCAGCGCAGGAGTTAAACATGATTCCCCAAAATCATACTACAAGCGATGATGACCAATTTGACTTAAATCGCTTCCTCAAAGCCCAAGCAAGAGTCTACGATCCTGTAATTACCGAGTTAAGAAATGGTCGAAAGCGAACTCATTGGATGTGGTATATCTTGCCACAGATAGATGGATTAGCCCAAAGTGCAACTTCAAAACATTATGCAATCAAAAGCAGAGAAGAAGCAGAAGCATATCTCAATCATCCTATTTTGGGAAAAAGATTATTAGAATGTACCGAAACAGTTTTAGCGATCGAGGGACGTACAATTTCGGAAATATTTGGTTATCCTGACGACCTCAAGCTAAAATCTTCCATGACTTTGTTTGCTCATTTAACAAGTCCTAATTCAGTATTTTTGCGCGTACTGGATAAATATTTTCAGGGAGAAAAAGATTTCAAAACACTCCAGTTATTAGAGAAACTTTCAGGAGAAAAAAATGTTATGTAG
- a CDS encoding SDR family NAD(P)-dependent oxidoreductase: MDFGIKGKVAVITGGDSGIGQETAKLLASEGAKIALVDKTADKLEQAVEEVKKVGETFPVQADLTNLEDVESAQKQILDRFGEVNILVNAAGITGATKEFLELSDRDWFDTLDVDLMAAVRVCRAFIPSMREAGWGRIVLVSSEDALQPYPDEMPYCAAKAAIINLAKNLSKAYAQDGILVNSVAPAFIETPMTDKMMEKRSQKLGVSFDKAIATFLEEKRPHLELKRRGKPQEVAAVIAFLCSELASFVVGSNYRVDGGSVASV, translated from the coding sequence ATGGATTTTGGAATCAAAGGAAAAGTAGCTGTAATTACTGGAGGAGATTCGGGTATCGGTCAAGAAACTGCGAAATTACTTGCTTCCGAAGGTGCGAAAATTGCTTTAGTGGATAAAACTGCGGACAAACTCGAACAAGCAGTGGAGGAAGTTAAAAAAGTTGGTGAAACTTTTCCGGTACAAGCAGATTTAACTAATTTAGAAGATGTAGAATCAGCCCAAAAGCAGATTCTCGATCGCTTTGGTGAAGTTAATATTCTGGTTAATGCGGCAGGAATTACCGGGGCTACGAAAGAATTTCTCGAACTCAGCGATCGCGATTGGTTTGATACTCTTGATGTAGACTTGATGGCAGCAGTCCGAGTTTGTCGCGCTTTTATTCCTTCGATGCGCGAAGCAGGTTGGGGAAGAATCGTTTTAGTTAGTTCCGAAGATGCGCTTCAGCCTTATCCTGATGAAATGCCTTACTGTGCCGCCAAAGCGGCAATTATCAATCTGGCGAAAAATTTATCGAAAGCTTATGCACAAGATGGGATTTTAGTCAATAGTGTGGCTCCAGCATTTATCGAGACACCAATGACCGACAAAATGATGGAGAAGCGATCGCAAAAGTTAGGAGTAAGCTTCGATAAAGCGATCGCTACTTTTCTGGAAGAGAAACGTCCTCATTTGGAACTGAAACGACGAGGAAAACCTCAAGAAGTAGCCGCAGTCATTGCTTTCCTTTGCTCAGAATTAGCTAGTTTTGTAGTCGGTTCTAATTATCGAGTCGATGGTGGTTCAGTCGCTAGCGTGTAA
- a CDS encoding aspartate aminotransferase codes for MKLDWIAPAKRLSALPPYVFARLDELKARAREQGLDLIDLGMGNPDGSAPQPVIEAAIAAFAHAQNHGYPPFEGTASFRSAIAKWYHRRYGVNLDSDSEALPLLGSKEGLTHLALAYVNPGDVVLVPSPAYPAHFRGPAIAGGEIYNLHLQAEQDWLIDLTAIPDRVAERAKILYFNYPNNPTTATAPREFFEEIVAFARRYQILLVHDLCYAELAFDGYQPTSLLEIPGAKEIGVEFHTLSKTYNMAGWRVGFVVGNSQIIQGLRTLKTNLDYGIFSAIQSAAETALQLPDSYVQQVQDRYRTRRDFLIQGLGKLGWNVPKSKATMYLWVPCPPSMSSTDFALDTLQKTGVVVTPGNAFGAAGEGYVRVSLIADRDRLGEALRRFQQAGIRYQSEALV; via the coding sequence ATGAAACTAGATTGGATCGCCCCTGCAAAACGCCTTAGCGCTTTACCGCCTTATGTATTTGCCCGTCTCGATGAGTTAAAAGCGCGTGCGAGAGAACAAGGATTAGATTTAATAGATTTAGGGATGGGCAACCCGGATGGATCTGCGCCTCAACCTGTAATTGAAGCAGCGATCGCGGCTTTTGCCCATGCCCAAAATCACGGTTATCCTCCTTTTGAAGGCACGGCGAGTTTTCGCAGTGCGATCGCCAAGTGGTATCATCGTCGCTACGGTGTTAATCTTGATTCGGATAGCGAAGCTTTGCCATTGTTGGGTTCTAAGGAAGGATTGACTCACCTGGCTTTGGCTTATGTGAATCCGGGAGATGTGGTTTTAGTTCCTTCCCCAGCCTATCCCGCTCATTTTCGCGGTCCGGCGATCGCGGGTGGCGAAATTTACAATTTGCATCTCCAGGCTGAACAAGATTGGTTGATCGATCTCACAGCGATTCCCGATCGAGTAGCTGAAAGAGCAAAAATTCTTTATTTTAACTATCCTAATAATCCCACAACTGCCACTGCACCCAGGGAATTTTTTGAGGAAATTGTTGCTTTTGCCCGTCGCTACCAAATTTTGTTGGTTCACGATCTTTGTTATGCTGAATTAGCTTTTGATGGCTATCAACCAACGAGTTTATTAGAAATTCCAGGGGCAAAAGAAATTGGTGTTGAGTTTCACACGCTTTCTAAGACTTACAATATGGCTGGTTGGCGCGTTGGTTTTGTGGTTGGTAATTCGCAAATTATTCAAGGTTTGCGGACTTTGAAAACTAACTTGGATTATGGCATTTTTTCGGCGATTCAATCGGCGGCGGAAACTGCTTTACAATTACCAGATAGCTACGTTCAACAAGTACAAGATCGCTATCGAACTCGACGCGATTTCCTGATTCAAGGTTTAGGAAAATTAGGTTGGAATGTGCCAAAATCGAAAGCAACAATGTATCTCTGGGTTCCTTGTCCGCCGTCAATGAGTTCCACAGATTTTGCTTTAGATACTTTACAAAAAACCGGAGTTGTGGTAACACCAGGAAATGCTTTTGGTGCGGCTGGAGAAGGATACGTGAGAGTTAGTTTAATTGCCGATCGCGATCGCTTGGGTGAAGCTTTACGGCGTTTTCAGCAAGCAGGTATTCGCTATCAATCTGAAGCTTTGGTTTAA
- a CDS encoding protein kinase domain-containing protein — protein sequence MSYCLNPNCPKPQNPHQNKFCQNCGTKLLLAERYRAIKPLGGGGFGRTFLARDEYKPSQPHCAIKQFYPQSQGTSNPQKAAILFHQEAERLEALGKHPQIPELLAHFEQEQRLYIIQEFIEGQNLAQELTETGAFNESKIKNLLRDLLPVLQFIHSEKIIHRDIKPENIIRRQVYSHSSLAEEKGNLVLVDFGAAKYLNPVNFAKTGTQIGSASYVAPEQSFGKAIFASDIFSLGVTCIHLLTNVEPFDLYDALESELIWRHYLVANPVSKELANLLDKMIKMNIKQRYKFVGEVMKDLENLDKQNDIQIEGNKPKVRVALGNKIKAFSSTVSSKVSEAIALDWTRFHLYYEDSIKLYAPKARVAEYLTQHNSWFPRCATPMQVSPMGANAYDLLIGRYGAFNYEQEVRIGLELVPPDDRGIYRISTIPLADYTPPGYEVDFQGSFYLQEVPFEGTKFTFPESSNAAIPAVFTQWIWQLNLEVAVQFPGFIRNMPATIVESTGDRLLRQIVRQVSRRLARKVQKDFHTSVGIPLPKEIT from the coding sequence ATGAGCTACTGTCTTAATCCTAATTGCCCAAAACCACAAAATCCGCACCAAAATAAGTTTTGCCAAAATTGCGGAACTAAACTCTTGCTAGCCGAACGCTATCGTGCTATAAAACCTCTTGGTGGTGGTGGTTTTGGCAGAACTTTTTTAGCTAGAGATGAGTATAAACCCTCTCAACCTCACTGCGCGATTAAACAGTTTTATCCTCAATCTCAAGGTACTAGTAATCCTCAGAAAGCAGCAATTTTATTTCATCAAGAAGCAGAGCGTTTAGAAGCTTTAGGAAAACATCCGCAAATCCCCGAACTTTTAGCTCATTTTGAGCAAGAGCAACGCCTCTATATTATTCAAGAATTTATTGAAGGACAAAATTTAGCTCAAGAATTAACAGAAACCGGAGCCTTTAACGAAAGTAAAATCAAAAATTTGCTTAGAGATTTATTACCAGTTTTGCAATTTATTCATTCCGAAAAAATAATTCACCGCGATATTAAACCAGAAAACATTATCCGTCGTCAAGTTTATTCTCACTCTAGTTTAGCAGAAGAAAAAGGCAATTTAGTATTAGTAGATTTTGGTGCGGCTAAATATCTGAATCCGGTAAATTTTGCCAAAACAGGAACGCAAATTGGCTCAGCAAGTTATGTCGCACCGGAACAAAGTTTTGGCAAAGCTATCTTTGCTAGCGATATTTTTAGCTTGGGTGTTACTTGTATTCATTTACTCACTAATGTTGAGCCGTTTGACCTTTACGACGCGCTCGAAAGTGAGTTAATATGGCGACATTATTTAGTAGCTAATCCAGTAAGTAAAGAATTAGCAAATTTGCTTGACAAAATGATTAAAATGAATATCAAGCAGCGCTATAAATTTGTTGGGGAAGTAATGAAAGATTTAGAAAACTTAGACAAGCAAAATGACATTCAAATAGAAGGAAATAAGCCTAAAGTTCGTGTAGCTTTAGGTAATAAAATCAAAGCATTTTCTAGTACCGTATCAAGTAAAGTGTCTGAGGCGATCGCCTTGGACTGGACTCGATTTCACCTATATTATGAAGATTCTATCAAACTATACGCCCCAAAAGCACGAGTAGCTGAATATCTTACTCAGCATAACAGTTGGTTTCCTCGCTGCGCTACACCAATGCAAGTCTCGCCAATGGGTGCTAATGCCTACGATTTATTAATCGGGCGTTATGGTGCTTTTAACTACGAACAAGAAGTTAGAATTGGTTTAGAATTAGTACCGCCAGACGATCGAGGAATTTATCGGATTAGCACTATTCCTTTAGCGGATTATACTCCTCCTGGTTATGAGGTAGATTTTCAAGGGAGCTTTTATTTACAAGAAGTTCCTTTTGAAGGAACAAAATTTACATTTCCAGAATCTTCAAATGCAGCAATACCTGCGGTTTTTACTCAATGGATCTGGCAGCTAAATTTAGAAGTTGCCGTGCAATTTCCTGGCTTTATTCGTAATATGCCAGCTACAATTGTAGAAAGCACTGGGGATCGTTTGTTAAGACAAATTGTCCGTCAAGTTTCGCGCCGACTTGCCCGTAAAGTACAAAAAGATTTTCATACTAGCGTCGGCATACCATTACCAAAAGAAATTACTTAA
- a CDS encoding tetratricopeptide repeat protein, producing the protein MKTNFRILGISTIVSFLAIATSVVSNFQVRLLAQEIAQPENNFEYWAQSCSESNNPTEAIAACDRALSFENIDDESLALTWYNRAVILSSLGRFNEAVESYHQVIKINPDRADLMSRTWYNNGIMFMQLGRYQEAVSSFDEALKIFPDFDLARQKRNSALIYLRN; encoded by the coding sequence ATGAAAACTAATTTTAGGATTTTGGGAATATCGACAATAGTTAGTTTCTTGGCGATCGCAACTTCGGTGGTGAGTAATTTCCAAGTTAGACTGCTAGCACAAGAAATCGCACAACCAGAGAATAACTTTGAATACTGGGCGCAATCTTGTAGCGAATCTAATAACCCCACAGAAGCGATCGCCGCTTGCGATCGCGCCCTTTCTTTTGAAAATATCGATGATGAATCTTTGGCTTTAACTTGGTATAATCGGGCTGTAATTCTCAGCAGTCTCGGACGCTTTAACGAAGCCGTCGAATCTTATCACCAAGTAATAAAAATTAATCCCGATCGCGCCGATCTAATGTCGAGAACTTGGTATAATAACGGTATCATGTTTATGCAATTGGGACGTTACCAAGAAGCAGTATCTTCTTTCGACGAAGCTTTAAAAATTTTTCCAGATTTTGATTTAGCAAGGCAAAAGCGTAACTCCGCCCTAATTTATCTCAGAAACTAA
- a CDS encoding LysE family translocator yields the protein MEISFFGQGVAIGFAIAAPVGVIGLLCINRTLTQGYLVGFVSGLGAATADAIYGSIAGFGLSLISNFLIQQEFWLRLLGGVFLCYLGVKTFRQPPAKQTTSSNSQGWLNAYFSTFLLTLSNPTTIISFAGVFASVGLGSDRRSLAEAMALVVGVFAGSTFWWLLLCSGISLFRQQAILRRMHLLNRISGVAIVSLGLLAIFSLKI from the coding sequence ATGGAAATTAGTTTTTTTGGGCAAGGGGTAGCGATTGGTTTCGCGATCGCTGCGCCAGTGGGAGTTATTGGCTTATTGTGCATTAATCGCACCCTAACTCAGGGATATCTAGTTGGTTTTGTTTCCGGGCTAGGTGCGGCTACTGCGGATGCTATTTATGGTAGTATCGCAGGATTTGGCTTAAGTTTGATCTCTAATTTCTTGATTCAACAAGAATTTTGGTTGCGGTTACTCGGTGGTGTTTTCCTGTGTTACTTGGGAGTGAAGACTTTTCGCCAACCACCAGCAAAACAAACAACTTCCTCAAACAGTCAAGGCTGGCTGAATGCTTATTTTTCAACGTTTCTCCTCACTTTGAGCAACCCGACGACAATTATCTCTTTTGCGGGAGTGTTTGCTAGTGTAGGCTTAGGTAGCGATCGCCGCAGCCTCGCGGAAGCAATGGCATTAGTTGTCGGAGTTTTTGCAGGTTCAACTTTCTGGTGGCTGTTACTATGCAGTGGCATCTCTCTGTTTCGCCAACAAGCAATTTTGCGAAGAATGCACCTGCTTAACCGCATTTCTGGGGTAGCGATCGTCAGCTTGGGACTACTAGCAATTTTCAGTTTAAAAATTTAA
- a CDS encoding Lrp/AsnC family transcriptional regulator: protein MALNNDKLKLLDETSWQLLEALQTNARLSFSELGRMVKLSSPAAAERIRRLEEAGVILGYQAQLNAKEIGLPLSAIIQLTTSPEKYPQIIALLHELPEVLECHHVTGNYSLFLKVISSSISHLEELIGKLSLHGKTSTSIILSSPINARAINSQSFPRI, encoded by the coding sequence ATGGCTTTAAATAATGACAAATTAAAATTATTAGACGAAACAAGCTGGCAACTGTTAGAGGCTTTACAAACTAACGCACGGCTTTCTTTTTCTGAATTAGGGCGGATGGTAAAACTATCCTCACCAGCCGCCGCCGAAAGAATCAGGCGTTTAGAAGAAGCGGGAGTGATTCTGGGATATCAAGCGCAATTGAATGCAAAAGAAATTGGTTTACCTCTAAGTGCCATAATTCAACTAACTACTTCTCCAGAAAAGTATCCGCAAATTATTGCCTTACTTCATGAGTTGCCAGAAGTGTTAGAATGTCATCATGTAACGGGAAATTACTCTTTGTTCCTCAAAGTAATTTCTTCTTCGATTTCTCATCTAGAGGAGTTGATTGGTAAACTCAGTTTGCACGGAAAAACGAGTACCTCGATTATACTTTCTTCGCCAATCAACGCCAGAGCAATAAATTCCCAGTCCTTTCCTCGAATTTAA
- a CDS encoding tetratricopeptide repeat protein: MKITNFIKCLPAILTIGLFFPLGASAQSVETPASNSVTSDEPAGTNYNEPPYNRYMRLGYAASQRGDYTDALRYFASALAERPRDRNATLAYWNVYDIINNQTQQQAATNNSEIESDYDRYMRIGYDATQQEDYQTALINFRRALEERPQDPYALQAIRNVSTYINRGQ, encoded by the coding sequence ATGAAAATTACTAATTTTATTAAGTGCTTACCTGCGATTTTAACTATTGGTTTGTTTTTCCCTTTAGGAGCATCAGCGCAATCAGTAGAAACTCCAGCGAGCAATTCAGTTACCAGTGACGAACCTGCTGGTACAAATTACAACGAACCTCCTTACAATCGCTATATGAGATTAGGCTACGCTGCTTCTCAGAGAGGAGATTACACTGACGCATTGAGGTATTTTGCGAGTGCGCTAGCAGAACGTCCGCGCGATCGCAATGCGACCCTTGCTTACTGGAATGTCTATGATATTATCAACAACCAAACCCAGCAGCAAGCAGCAACGAATAATTCTGAGATTGAAAGCGATTACGATCGCTACATGAGAATCGGTTACGATGCTACTCAGCAAGAAGACTATCAAACCGCTTTGATTAATTTTAGACGAGCGCTCGAAGAACGTCCTCAAGATCCCTACGCACTCCAAGCAATTAGAAACGTTTCTACTTATATTAATCGAGGTCAATAG
- a CDS encoding iron-containing alcohol dehydrogenase family protein — MVKKTAAELSSNPKTKTNVFTSLSIAPNQVFRGAGIIEQAMKNMASLGERPLVVGGSRTLDFVKNQLQPLFNKHQLTVSSATYNPDCSEVSLAELKNKVAQDRADLIIGVGGGKAMDTAKLLGYKSQLPVVTIPTSAATCAAWTALSNIYSDEGAFQYDVALDRCPDLLILDYNLIETAPKRTLVAGIGDAIAKWYEASVSSGSSTSTLIIAAVQQARVLRDLLFQKSAAALESPGGEDWREVVDATVLLAGVIGGLGGAACRTVAAHAVHNGLTHIAAAHDALHGEKVAYGILVQLRLEEMVQNNQLAASARQQLLKFYAEIGLPTSLEALGLENVTLAELRQAAEIACHPDSDIHRLPFSVSPEQLMAAMVSTTLPGEASRSVSSVVSED; from the coding sequence ATGGTCAAAAAAACTGCTGCTGAATTGTCAAGTAATCCTAAGACAAAAACTAACGTTTTCACATCTTTATCTATAGCGCCAAATCAAGTTTTCCGAGGTGCTGGGATAATCGAACAAGCAATGAAAAATATGGCTAGTTTGGGCGAGCGTCCTTTAGTAGTGGGCGGATCTCGCACTCTCGATTTTGTAAAAAATCAGCTACAACCACTCTTTAACAAACATCAACTAACAGTATCTTCCGCAACTTATAATCCTGATTGTTCCGAAGTTTCTCTCGCGGAACTGAAAAATAAAGTTGCCCAAGATCGAGCAGATTTAATAATTGGTGTGGGTGGCGGAAAAGCGATGGATACAGCTAAATTACTGGGCTATAAATCTCAGTTACCTGTAGTGACGATACCGACTTCCGCCGCCACTTGTGCAGCTTGGACGGCACTTTCTAATATTTATTCAGATGAGGGTGCATTTCAATATGATGTTGCCCTCGATCGCTGTCCGGATTTACTGATTCTCGATTACAATCTGATTGAAACAGCGCCAAAACGAACTTTAGTAGCAGGAATTGGCGACGCGATCGCTAAATGGTACGAAGCTTCTGTGAGTAGCGGTAGTTCTACTTCTACTCTGATTATTGCCGCAGTTCAACAAGCAAGAGTTTTGCGCGATCTTCTCTTCCAAAAATCGGCGGCTGCTTTAGAATCTCCTGGTGGTGAAGATTGGCGGGAAGTGGTTGATGCGACTGTCTTGTTAGCGGGAGTGATTGGTGGATTGGGTGGCGCTGCTTGTCGAACCGTCGCTGCACACGCCGTCCATAACGGCTTGACGCATATAGCCGCCGCCCACGATGCTTTACATGGGGAAAAAGTAGCTTACGGTATTCTCGTTCAGCTACGCCTCGAAGAAATGGTCCAAAATAATCAATTAGCCGCTTCAGCCAGACAACAGTTATTAAAGTTCTACGCTGAGATTGGTTTACCTACTAGTTTAGAAGCTTTAGGACTAGAAAATGTGACCTTAGCTGAATTACGACAAGCTGCCGAAATTGCTTGTCATCCTGATTCAGATATTCATCGACTGCCGTTTTCTGTGTCACCGGAACAACTAATGGCGGCAATGGTTTCCACTACTTTACCTGGAGAAGCGAGTCGCAGTGTCTCTTCGGTAGTTAGTGAGGATTGA
- a CDS encoding DUF4114 domain-containing protein — protein sequence MQFIPITVEAGEILSFDWNFLTNESIPGTVYNDLGLVSISSDLAKLADTNSNLFRSSNSFGLETNYGTFSYEFTTAGTFTVGIAVVDTGNQAVDSALLIDNLRLESAQVFGFETGDFTDWQVIGDASIHTAEFGLNPTEGTFQALITTNDNAVSGEEIASFLGLNSAQISSLGNGNVAEASALQLMPITVKAGDVLSFDWNFLTNESTPSSSFNDFGFVSISNSLFELVDTNSSFDSFNSQFRSQTGYGSFSYEFTQGGTYTIGIGVADAEDPAVNSALLIDNLKIVSNTSKVKLSNQSETVLSNDANELISPRANSHSSVTKLSTSESSPLTDVTSVTTSNQSETGLGNGVNEPISDFVNSQSSLTQSSTTNSPELIDLTSSTNQSVPVTIPVVESDAAFENFAGLYAVENSRGTVIDPLTGQRFDPGEAGYIGAAIRQSQLPGKGVSFNRDGIDAATIFLESSLYAPFLIADGTPEKLLDANSANDPAVYFAFANANPDRQNHLRALGNNTFGFEDMFGGGDFDFNDLTFSADYAIA from the coding sequence TTGCAATTTATTCCGATAACTGTCGAAGCTGGCGAGATTCTTAGTTTTGATTGGAATTTCCTGACTAATGAGTCTATTCCTGGCACTGTTTATAACGACTTGGGTTTGGTTTCTATTTCCTCAGATTTAGCCAAGTTAGCCGATACTAATAGTAACTTGTTCCGCTCTAGCAACTCTTTTGGTCTAGAAACAAATTATGGAACGTTCAGTTACGAGTTTACAACGGCTGGTACTTTTACGGTAGGAATTGCGGTAGTAGACACTGGCAACCAAGCTGTTGATTCAGCATTGCTGATTGATAATTTGAGATTAGAATCTGCTCAAGTATTTGGTTTTGAAACTGGTGATTTTACTGATTGGCAAGTTATCGGTGATGCTAGTATCCACACTGCTGAATTTGGTCTTAATCCAACTGAAGGGACGTTTCAGGCTTTGATTACTACTAACGATAATGCTGTTAGCGGTGAGGAAATTGCTAGTTTTCTAGGATTAAATTCTGCTCAGATTAGTAGTTTGGGTAATGGCAATGTTGCTGAGGCTTCAGCTTTACAATTAATGCCGATAACAGTCAAAGCTGGAGATGTTTTAAGTTTTGATTGGAATTTCTTAACTAATGAATCTACTCCTAGTAGTTCGTTTAATGATTTTGGCTTTGTCTCAATTTCTAATTCTTTGTTCGAGTTAGTGGATACAAATAGTTCTTTTGATTCTTTCAATAGTCAATTTCGTTCCCAGACTGGTTACGGTAGTTTTAGTTATGAATTTACTCAGGGAGGTACTTACACAATTGGTATTGGAGTAGCAGATGCAGAAGATCCTGCGGTTAATTCGGCATTACTAATTGATAACTTAAAAATTGTCTCGAATACTTCCAAAGTTAAACTTAGCAATCAATCTGAGACAGTATTGAGCAATGATGCTAATGAACTAATCTCGCCGCGCGCTAATTCTCACTCATCTGTAACAAAATTATCAACCAGTGAATCGTCACCACTAACTGATGTTACTTCAGTAACCACGAGTAATCAATCCGAGACAGGGCTGGGCAATGGTGTCAATGAACCAATCTCCGATTTCGTTAATTCTCAGTCATCTCTAACACAATCGTCAACTACCAACTCACCAGAATTAATTGATTTAACTTCATCGACAAATCAATCAGTACCAGTTACTATTCCAGTAGTTGAAAGCGATGCAGCTTTTGAGAATTTTGCAGGTTTGTACGCTGTGGAAAACTCGCGCGGAACGGTTATCGATCCTTTAACTGGTCAACGTTTCGATCCTGGAGAAGCAGGTTATATTGGTGCAGCGATTCGCCAAAGTCAGCTTCCCGGTAAAGGAGTCAGTTTCAATCGCGACGGTATTGATGCAGCAACCATTTTTCTCGAAAGTTCTCTATACGCACCATTTCTGATTGCTGATGGCACACCCGAAAAGCTTTTGGATGCTAATTCTGCTAACGATCCTGCGGTTTACTTTGCTTTCGCCAATGCTAACCCAGATCGACAAAATCACCTTCGTGCGCTAGGAAACAATACTTTTGGTTTTGAGGATATGTTTGGCGGTGGCGACTTTGACTTCAACGATCTGACGTTTAGTGCTGATTACGCGATCGCCTAA
- a CDS encoding Ycf51 family protein: protein MEISLDFYTYAKWSGILTLVGLVIAGLGFIFKWGIRFRLVGVTGFMGVLTVGLFALELGLFSHTVIPGSVRFSVVYDNGANQAVIAVPPEITKSELEATLRQAAADLYSSGRLGGSSDRLTIRARTIVHPEPGLSQPLYLGQVRRSLSDRNDDELALEIFSESFAQLAESTS, encoded by the coding sequence ATGGAAATTTCACTCGATTTTTATACCTATGCTAAATGGTCGGGAATTTTAACCTTAGTTGGTTTAGTTATTGCTGGTTTAGGGTTTATTTTCAAATGGGGTATTCGCTTCCGTTTAGTAGGCGTTACCGGCTTTATGGGAGTGTTGACGGTGGGTTTATTTGCCCTAGAATTGGGTTTATTTAGTCATACAGTAATTCCCGGTTCAGTGCGCTTTTCGGTGGTTTATGATAATGGTGCAAATCAAGCAGTAATTGCTGTACCTCCAGAGATAACGAAATCGGAATTAGAAGCAACTTTACGCCAAGCTGCGGCTGATTTATATTCTTCGGGAAGATTGGGAGGAAGTAGCGATCGCTTAACGATCCGCGCGAGAACGATCGTTCACCCCGAACCAGGGCTTTCTCAGCCGTTATACTTAGGTCAAGTAAGGCGATCGCTGTCCGATCGCAATGACGATGAACTAGCTTTAGAAATTTTCTCAGAAAGTTTCGCGCAGCTAGCTGAATCAACCTCTTAG
- the infC gene encoding translation initiation factor IF-3 has translation MTGEIVIAFKSKQQINRHIKADQVLLIDKENNNRGLTDTSEALREAKQAGLDLVVVSQRKNDAPVAKILDYGKHKYQQQKRQRQNQSAKPTLKEVKLRPNVGDSDYGIRIDRAVQWLDKGNLVKFQVRLRGRERQHRDRAIELLERVISDLGEAAKVQTFDRRSLIVQVVPAS, from the coding sequence ATTACAGGAGAAATTGTTATCGCATTTAAGTCTAAGCAACAGATTAACCGTCATATCAAAGCTGACCAAGTTTTGTTGATCGACAAAGAAAACAACAATCGTGGTTTAACTGACACTTCAGAAGCTTTACGAGAAGCGAAACAAGCCGGACTAGATTTAGTGGTCGTTTCGCAGAGAAAAAATGACGCTCCCGTAGCAAAAATTCTCGACTACGGTAAACATAAGTACCAACAACAAAAGCGTCAGCGTCAAAATCAGAGTGCGAAACCAACTCTCAAAGAAGTTAAACTTCGTCCTAACGTGGGTGACTCTGATTATGGCATCCGCATCGACAGAGCAGTACAATGGTTGGACAAAGGCAATTTAGTTAAGTTTCAAGTTCGCTTACGAGGTCGGGAACGTCAACACCGCGATCGCGCAATTGAATTACTAGAAAGAGTAATTTCGGATCTCGGTGAAGCCGCAAAAGTACAAACCTTCGATCGGCGATCGCTGATCGTCCAAGTGGTTCCGGCTTCTTAA